The sequence below is a genomic window from Desulfobulbus oligotrophicus.
AATTAATGGATGGGCACACTCTAAAGCAACAAAAATGTTGCAGAGCAACAAAATAATTGCATGGGCAAAGAGCTGCGATAGGAGAAAAACAGAACCCTTTGTCGAGAAATCGTCTAACGTTTCTCAAGCAGAACTGTGAAAAGACCCTGCTCAATACGTGGTTGAATACTGCTGAGCAGCTCAGAACTTTCCAGATACGGACAGGGTTTAGCATAAGGAAATTCCCGACACTGCCGGGGTCGAGCCTCATGAATTGTGCAGCGTTTACTCAACCGATCGTCGGCAAGCAGAAGACATGATCCGTCTTCCTTGATTTTGAAGGTATTCCTGTTCTCAAGATAACGTGTCCGCACCTCACCATCACTGATGTTGAAATAACGTGCAATCCGATTGATATCTGCGGCATCAAGGTACAGGGTGGCTCCGGGTAAGCGATAACAGCAATACCCTGGACAAAAATTACAAAACGATTTGTTGCGAGCCAATACATACTCGCCTCTCTGACCTGACATCAGCGAAAACTCCTTGATTCAATCCTGTATCGTCGCAAGAGACGCTGCAGGGCCTGTCGTTCCATGCCGCAAATCCGGGCAGCGGCCGTAACATTTCCTGCTGTTGTTTTTAAGGCTGCAGTTAAATAAGCGTCATTGAACTGTTGCAGCACCTGATTTTTAGCATCCTGGTACGATAGGTGAGTAACTGAGGTGGTGTCGATTGAGTCATGCACGACTGATCTTTTTCCCGCTGTTCCCTCTTCTGACGCATCGTTCCACAGATCGCGCCGTTCAATTATTGTCTGCTCATTGAGTAGAGCGCATCTGTTAATAATATTCTGCAACTCCCGAATGTTCCCTTGCCATTGGTGCTGCATCAAGGCCTGCAGGGCATCGGCTGTAAATTCCATGGATGGGCGGCCATGCTCAAGACAGTACCGTTCAAGAAAATGCTGGGCCAACAGCGGAATGTCTGTTGCCATGGCTGCCAGGTTCGGCATGGTTATGGTCATGACATTTAAACGGTAAAAGAGATCCTCACGAAACTCTCCCCGTTGAATCTTTGCTTCGAGATCCTGATTAGTTGATGCAATCACGCGGACATCTACTTTGAACGTACGATTCTGTCCCAGCGGCTGCACCTCTTTCTCCTGGAGCACCCGAAGCAACTTGGTCTGCACACTCACCGGAATATCGGCAATTTCGTCCAGAAAGATGGATGATCCGTCGGCCGCTGCAAAAAGCCCGGTTTTATCACGATCAGCCCCTGTGAACGCGCCCCGCCGATAACCAAACAACTCGCTTTCTAAAATATGCTCCGGTAATGCCGGACAGTTCACAGTGACCATGGGCCGCTGAT
It includes:
- a CDS encoding YkgJ family cysteine cluster protein, with translation MSGQRGEYVLARNKSFCNFCPGYCCYRLPGATLYLDAADINRIARYFNISDGEVRTRYLENRNTFKIKEDGSCLLLADDRLSKRCTIHEARPRQCREFPYAKPCPYLESSELLSSIQPRIEQGLFTVLLEKR
- a CDS encoding sigma-54-dependent transcriptional regulator — translated: MSTGVCPKILVVDDEQDMLVFLSKMLVKKCGYVVMSAASGEEALTNVQAESPDVVLTDIKMPGMDGLALLQRLCASDPTMTIILMTGHGTIEMAVRALKDGAYDFVEKPFDNEHILQTIRRAVERTRLLRENIQLHHQLSGHDHRLGFVGRSRKLVETVALIRRVAPSSVTVLIRGESGTGKELAARALHNLSPRNQRPMVTVNCPALPEHILESELFGYRRGAFTGADRDKTGLFAAADGSSIFLDEIADIPVSVQTKLLRVLQEKEVQPLGQNRTFKVDVRVIASTNQDLEAKIQRGEFREDLFYRLNVMTITMPNLAAMATDIPLLAQHFLERYCLEHGRPSMEFTADALQALMQHQWQGNIRELQNIINRCALLNEQTIIERRDLWNDASEEGTAGKRSVVHDSIDTTSVTHLSYQDAKNQVLQQFNDAYLTAALKTTAGNVTAAARICGMERQALQRLLRRYRIESRSFR